The sequence AAAGGCTGTGATCGATAGTCTCACAAGTGAGAATCAGGCTCTCAAGCAAGCACTTGCTGCACGTGAAACCCATATCAAAGCACAGGAAACTCAGATACAAACGGAAATATTGGCAGCCCAACAAGAAACGAAAGATTTGGCCAAACAGATTGAAGCGGAAAGAACTTCGGCAGGTGAAGAGATAGATGAACTGCGAAAGGCAGTCTCAGAAAAggaatcaattttgaaaaatttggccAAAGAAATAGAACGTTTGGAGTTGGAAAGGCAGGAATTTGTAGTTATTAACTCCAATAAACCGGATTCCAAGGATAGAGCTGATTTTGAATTTATCAACAAGGAAGAGCACAATCGGCAGCTTAAAATGTTGCAACGGGAGATGTCAGTTGTGGTAGCAAAGAATCTAGAATTCGAGGACATGGTAAGTTTGGTTTGTCTATACGAAAATGGTATTATACTGAAGAAATATTTCAACAGAAAAAAGTATACATTGACGAACTAAACTGTCTGAAGGCAAATCTGATTGCTGCAGAAGAACTACACGCAAAGTACCGCGCAGAAATACATCGTTTGGCAAAGGAAGTCGAATCGAAGAGCGTCTCATTTGCAGAAAATTTCAGAGAACTGAAAAGCGTTAGCGAACAGGTAGACGTCCTTACGGCTCAGTTGGATATATACAAAAACGATTTCGAAGCAGAAAGAGCCGCTCGCGCCGAAATAGCAAGTGAGAAAGATCGTGTGATGAGCGATTTGAAACTGCTTCAGAAACGTAACCAACAACTGATCGATGAAGTGCAAAAAGGGTAATTTTCAATCATTGAATATTTATAACATTTTCATCACTTTCAAACTTGATTCCAGGCGATCAGCTGAAGAGAATGCGATTCGCGCGGCGAACGAGTCATTAGATAATCGTGATCCGAAACGTGTCTCTGAGGGTGCTTCAGGAGGAACATCCTCCAATCCGACTACAGACGATCAAGAATTTAAACGGCTTGTATTGCACTGTCCACTCTGCAGCGGAGTCTACAGCGATCTGGCTACGCTACAAAATCACGTGGAAGATTGCAGCGGTGTAGAATGAACGAGTCGCTTGTTAGGAGTGTTTTTGATTTGTGATCAgtagtttttcttgaatttaataTCAAACTGAAGAAAAGCAGAAATAGTTGATAAATGATTATATTTTCAGGACAAGTTATGAACAGAATAATTTGTTTAACATGTTTCTATATTCAAATCTGTATTATTACACGTTAATATTggccattttaatgtattttcatATCGATTAAAAAATCTTTTCCTCTGCAATGTATCAACATTTTCCGAGATTCAGTTCGAATTTCAATTAATTGACAAGATGATATAATACATAAAAATTGTTCAAGTTACGAAGATACTTGTTTTCCAACAAATCCTATTAGTTCATGTTGAAATAAATACCACTGAAAAGACTTAGTAAACgcgcaatttttacatttttgtacTGTCACTTTCTTGATTTGCAATAAACTAAATAATTACACGATTAGCATACTCATCAACCATTCGGGATTTAAATATGTTTCAGATGAATCCAATTGTGGTGGTATAGACAAATCGACTGGAAACTCACAACTAGATTATAAGATTTTTTGGACGGAaattaatatatatttttatttgtgaCAGTGTTCGTGTCATGATTCCGACTgtgtccgatttccggttccggaattacaacgtCATAGGCCATAGACACGATaccgaaaaccgaaaaatatttttaaattgggCTTCGATTGGGGTTTTTCGATTTTTAGATACATGACCTCCGAGAGAAATGTCTGGTCCGGGGGACTGAAATATTACAGATCCCATTACAAagttataaaaacaaaattaatgcATTTGATGTATCTCTCTCAAAATGGTCGCCAACCTGAGAATATCATCGAGTTAAgcgatttttcgatacatcaacGTAACAAAATAGTTCACATGCCAAATGTGTATTTCTATTATGGCTCCACAATGTCGTCGAAAATGTAATAGAAATTAGAAAAACTTACTTAGTCGAATGCCAGACGGGTATCTGCTGTATATAGGAAACATTTCcattcagtcacgtacccagagggggggcccgaggggcccgggcccctcccgaaatcaaaaacagatatataattatttagaaggtctatgacatgtgttgcagaaataacaagacagtgaacgtaaagaaatgtaacacaataacagtttcagtggaaaagtttaaagtgtttgTTTA comes from Malaya genurostris strain Urasoe2022 chromosome 3, Malgen_1.1, whole genome shotgun sequence and encodes:
- the LOC131437231 gene encoding NF-kappa-B essential modulator-like, with protein sequence MSDEESFIVLGSTPTPSMEFYKPEDSIPPSSKLMETSSTQINSNNFSLIQADESLNGAISMHENQPLSKNNTNSIGNSLAASVIMGETKPSLLQVFPSLMSSSLSIDEVQTLQHLVDEYGKMKESLQNSNVAMRKNFVNIQKWQDEVKVKFLDQERAIDGLKAVIDSLTSENQALKQALAARETHIKAQETQIQTEILAAQQETKDLAKQIEAERTSAGEEIDELRKAVSEKESILKNLAKEIERLELERQEFVVINSNKPDSKDRADFEFINKEEHNRQLKMLQREMSVVVAKNLEFEDMKKVYIDELNCLKANLIAAEELHAKYRAEIHRLAKEVESKSVSFAENFRELKSVSEQVDVLTAQLDIYKNDFEAERAARAEIASEKDRVMSDLKLLQKRNQQLIDEVQKGRSAEENAIRAANESLDNRDPKRVSEGASGGTSSNPTTDDQEFKRLVLHCPLCSGVYSDLATLQNHVEDCSGVE